The genomic interval TAATCCGATAGTCCCAGGATCTGCAAGCACGTTGACTTCCCGACGCCATGCAGCCAACCAACCCACTGCCAATCAGACACCTGGAATAAGTCAACCCCCAGAatcagcatcatcaccgcAACCACCATCAGCGTAATGCTCATTCGCGACGATGCTCGCCCACAGGCCGGAGCTGCGACAATTGCACTGCCTGCTGTGGCGGCCACCGAACTCTGGCTGGCATGATCCCCAGCACTCATCTCATCCCCAAAGAACAACTCCGACGCCACAAACTCCTGCATCTTGTGTCGGCGGTACTGCCTCGCCGTCCAGCCCTTCCGCGAACCAAACCACGCCTCGCACGACGCCCGCTGAAGCAACCGGCGCAGCTCATTCTCAAGCGGCTTGTACTCCGCCCGAAACTGATCTGCACTCTCATGCCAGAGCAGATCGGCAAAATCATTCAGAAACTGCGCAAactggatggcgacgaccagGTCCAGTCCCGCAGGGAATCCACACTGCGTCTCGCGGAAATGCCGCAGCAGCCCGCCCCGGAAGATCTGCGGCCGCTGCTCGGCGGCGTACTCGAGCATATCGATGAACCGCAAGACGTGAAGGTCGATCACGCGCTTGCCCTGCTCCCACACTTTCCAGAGGTCGGTCGGGTCAGGCGCGTTCTTGAACAAGTATCCCAGTAGATGGTGTCGCTGCAGATCGAACCCTAGCAGCAGGTGTCGGCACAAGAACTCGTTTCCATAGCTTGGCACGGGCAGACTcacgaagaagatcgtgGGATTCGTGCCCGCCGGCGCGCGGGCAAAGGTGTCCTCGGCATCGCTGAGGTCGTCGAAGCTGAGACGCTGGAATCCATCCGCTGCCAGCAGCCGGGTCTCGTTAAGCCGGGTCTCCCCGTCGCGGCCGCGCTCGATCGCCGTGAGGTATAAGTAGTAGTCGATCACTCCCCACGGATGACTGACAAAGCGACGTAGCTGCGTCCTCTGGTCATCCGGGCTTGAGCTGCGGCTACGGCTGTGGTCGCTGCGGGATCGAGGACTGTCGAGGTCCTTGACCTCCGTGTCCCAGTTGATGGCGGGCTCGCCTGCCTCGGGTGTAGCCTGTTTTCAATGGTCATTAGCACTCCTGAATAGGGAAAGGTTTGGGGCGGGTTACTGACTGTGGATACTGCAGGCTGCATGGCTTCTGTCGATATCTGGATCGATTGCTCCCAGGAGACAGTATACCATGAAGCCCTTGGCTTAAGCGGATCTTGCTGAATGCGCATACTAGAAAAGGAACCCAGGAAGAACTGATCTCAATTTATACAAACCGCCATAAAGCTGCGAGGAATTCACTACAAGACATTCATCCAACATCCATGGTAAAATCAGACGGAGAAACCCAAAAATAATCTTGACGTTTGTGAAAGTCTTTAAGATCCTTGAAGAGACAAGGTCAAAGAAACCCCCCGGTCAAGTCTACGTCGGCTTCGAACTATTCGTCGAGCTAGCCCTAAGCCAGGATCATGAAACTAGATACAGCCTCATTCTTTGAAAACCCCCCTGTCAACACGGCTATCTGCATGTTACAGAAATGACAGGTACCGTGGTTATCATGTACACAATGACTTTCGAGAGTTCGAAGATACAAAGAATGAGGAGGCTTAAAATAGGATGTGGGTCTTTGTCTTGTTCACAATGGGGAGCTGTCACAGGCTCAACAATCAGTCTTTGGGAGGGTCTCTCCGCTAGACTGAGATGCTCGGGGGGTTTGTTTGAGATCTATTGTGGTGTTCTTAAATTACATGATTTCATTGGTTAAGGCACCTCCGGTTCTTTGTTCGAATCGACGACTCCCCGGTCACTTCGACGCTTTGTCTCGGTGGTCTTGAGGGCGAAGTGGGTTACAAAGGATTGACATTTATGTACACTGCGTAGTATATATATAAAATACATATATAGTTATGATATTTCTGAAACAATATTCAGGACTACATTCAGGTACTGTTGATATCTGCCATCTGGTATCCACACAAGATATATATTGGCATCTACACAGCAGAACAAGCCATATAACACAACCCATAGAAATTGAACAACCAGAATAATCATCCAACCAAGTAAGAAATCTTTTTCTATCAAAACCACACATTCCAAAATTGCCGTCTACAAGCCCTCTCCTCTGGTGGAACAAAAGAACCACGTGACGATAGCGATAACTTCAGCCACCAAACAGCTGAGCTCCCACGCACTACTTTCACCTCCTCATACCATCCTTGGTTCTATATAACCCCCCCAAAAATGGCAACACAATCcatccccatctccccctccgccttcGCTGCAGCATTAGAAGAGCTCCCCCTCTCAGCCCTCTACGCCAAAGTCTCCGAGCTACGCAACTCCATGGCGCACCTGCACCGCTCCAACGCCGAGCTGCGCGCCTTCCTAGCCGAGACGCAGGacccggaggaagagaaagaggaacTGGCGGGCTATGTCGCTGAGAATGAGGTTGTGGTTGCTTCTATGAATGTAAGGATCGCGCTGCTGAAAAcggaggtggagaggaggggCCAGGTGTGGGTTGAGACtgaggtgaaggagagggaggatggtgatggtgatggtggtgcgGAGCAGCAGCGTTTGGCAGGCAATGGAGTCGTTACGAATGGGGATCATGCGCCTGAGCAGGATCGGGAGGGGGAGAATGGGGTGCATCTTTGATTGATTCGAAGTCAATGCCCCGCGGCGATGTTGCCGTCTACATAGTACTGCAGTGCAGTACTACACGCTGATCCGAGAAGATGCATTCAGTCAAATGGATTCCTCCAAGCTTAGTCTAATATTTCGGGGTGTCGGAGTAAGGCCGAGTGAGTTAACAGATGATTCACAGACAAAGTCGAATCGACCGACCCCaaagcaaaaagcaaaaggaCGGCCCTAGCTGGACCAATCCACGGACCGTGAACACCACCCAAGTCGCGCCATATCACACTGTGTCTGCACCGGACCGAGTACCGCAGCTGGGGGAAAGGCGTATATCATTAGCCAGGATCCAGTATGCCTTCAGCGTACTTTGGAAGATACGTAGATCCTAGGCTCGCCAGGAACATGGGTTCTCCCTATACATGCTCGAGTCAAGGTACCTATTTTCCAGGGGACAGGACCGAAGATTGATTCTTATGACCGTCTAATTATTTGCTTCGTTGGGTCATACGCCTGTCCCTACTTGGATAATACATGTACTTCACGATATAAACGATAATCATTCAAAAGAGGGACTATAGCATCTGCTGTGCTGTGATTCAACCAACAGAGATAGACTACATACAACACTCTACCAGGTAAAGACTCAATCTATGCATTGAAATTCTCGAACTCATGCGGCATACGTGCCGACTGCACCTGCCAGAGGATGTAATGCGGAAGACATGCAACCATGACCACCGAAGGCACAAAAAATGCTAAGATTATCACGAAAGGAGAGCAGAAATAAAGAAAATAGTCACACCGCATGCTAAATGCTCCAGGCCCCGGATCTGTGGTCGCGCATCATCGGCAGTTTCGACcatgtttttttttgggattTCCTGACGGAAAAGAATGACAAGCAGGGATCACGAACATAAGACCAACGCCAGGTGACTGAACATGTCATGATCATCAATGGTAATAAACGCTCCAGACCGGTGGAGCTTAGGTGGAGGACTGCTGGGCCCAGTGGCCGCCGTTGAGTGCCTCCGGGGGAATGCGCTGCTGCTTGATGAACAGGTCAATCAAGGGCTGCATCGGCTCCATCTCCTTGTCGGTGACAAGCTGGTAGTACTTGGCGACAGTCACGAAGTGGACAAAGCACATGTTGAGGATGTCGTGCTTGTTGATGTGCCAGAAGGGGTTCAGCCAGTGCGCATGGTACAGATGCGCGTAGCAGCGGAACATCTGCTTCATGATGCCCTGGCAGTCCTTGTAGAATGTCTGCGGGAAGCCGCTCGACTTGCCGATCCAGTCGTCCGGGTTGCCATTCGTTCCTGCCGGGTTGGCATCtgccgagggcggcggcgcacCCGCCATAACGGCAACCTCCTTGACCGCAGAAGTATCGGGCGCGCCGGCCACATTCTCGGTGGGGAACATGACCGGGTCGTGGATCTTGCTGACGATCCACTTCTCAACGCGGTTGATGAATTTCGGGGCCGAGATCTTGGCCGCTCGGCCGTCCACCAGCCAGGTGTAGGTCAGCCTATAAGCTGTTAGCTCCCTGCCTTGGAATATAGGTCAATTTGGTACATACCGCCCAGCAGACATCGTCGGACAAGTGGTTTCATTGCAAATGGGAACACCGGTGACAGCATTGGTCTCCTGGATGACCTGAAGCATGCCATGGAGCAGACGGTATTGTTCGACAACTAGTTGGGGAGACCGTCAGCGAGGATTGAGATGAAGGGGGTTCCACGCTGCCTACTCTGGTGAGCCAGCCACTCGCCCAGCTCCACATTCTTCGGACAAGCACACAACGTCAAGAAGTTGCCCCGCACATTGAGCGGGGCATACTTCTCCTGAAAGAAGTACTTGGGCCCATCAGGATCGTTGGCCCCAAGGTTGTCGACGGCCAGGCTGTTGGACAGCGAGGGGGAGTTCGATATGGAGCCACCCTGGGGAGTATGGGGACCTGAAGAA from Penicillium psychrofluorescens genome assembly, chromosome: 5 carries:
- a CDS encoding uncharacterized protein (ID:PFLUO_007785-T1.cds;~source:funannotate), which encodes MATQSIPISPSAFAAALEELPLSALYAKVSELRNSMAHLHRSNAELRAFLAETQDPEEEKEELAGYVAENEVVVASMNVRIALLKTEVERRGQVWVETEVKEREDGDGDGGAEQQRLAGNGVVTNGDHAPEQDREGENGVHL
- a CDS encoding uncharacterized protein (ID:PFLUO_007784-T1.cds;~source:funannotate); this encodes MQPAVSTATPEAGEPAINWDTEVKDLDSPRSRSDHSRSRSSSPDDQRTQLRRFVSHPWGVIDYYLYLTAIERGRDGETRLNETRLLAADGFQRLSFDDLSDAEDTFARAPAGTNPTIFFVSLPVPSYGNEFLCRHLLLGFDLQRHHLLGYLFKNAPDPTDLWKVWEQGKRVIDLHVLRFIDMLEYAAEQRPQIFRGGLLRHFRETQCGFPAGLDLVVAIQFAQFLNDFADLLWHESADQFRAEYKPLENELRRLLQRASCEAWFGSRKGWTARQYRRHKMQEFVASELFFGDEMSAGDHASQSSVAATAGSAIVAAPACGRASSRMSITLMVVAVMMLILGVDLFQVSDWQWVGWLHGVGKSTCLQILGLSD
- a CDS encoding uncharacterized protein (ID:PFLUO_007786-T1.cds;~source:funannotate); the protein is MANFLQSVRQGFGRGGNNRNPPKSPSPGSSGPHTPQGGSISNSPSLSNSLAVDNLGANDPDGPKYFFQEKYAPLNVRGNFLTLCACPKNVELGEWLAHQIVEQYRLLHGMLQVIQETNAVTGVPICNETTCPTMSAGRLTYTWLVDGRAAKISAPKFINRVEKWIVSKIHDPVMFPTENVAGAPDTSAVKEVAVMAGAPPPSADANPAGTNGNPDDWIGKSSGFPQTFYKDCQGIMKQMFRCYAHLYHAHWLNPFWHINKHDILNMCFVHFVTVAKYYQLVTDKEMEPMQPLIDLFIKQQRIPPEALNGGHWAQQSST